One segment of Phenylobacterium koreense DNA contains the following:
- a CDS encoding aldo/keto reductase, with translation MEKRKLGQFEVSAIGLGCMSLSHAYGTPPRRAQAERVLLGALDAGYTFFDTAAIYGMGHNETLVGEVLGHRRREFVLASKCGMSNGDQREINGRPDVLKATCEDSLRRLRTDVIDLYYLHRWDKRVPIEESVGALADLVKEGKVRAIGLSEVSAPALRRAHAVHPITALQTEYSPWTRNPEIAVLEACRELGVTFVAFSPVARGFLAGGVTDPAALPDGDLRKTMPRFQGEAFVANLKLLEGFKALAREAGCTPAQLCLAWLLRKGVDIVPIPGTANPDHMVENARAADVRLSDAVIAKVEELVNPQTVSGPRYAPAAQATVDTEG, from the coding sequence CGACGCGCCCAGGCCGAGCGGGTGCTGCTGGGCGCCCTGGACGCCGGCTACACCTTCTTCGACACCGCCGCGATCTACGGCATGGGTCATAACGAGACCCTGGTGGGCGAGGTGCTGGGCCACCGCCGCAGGGAGTTCGTCCTGGCCTCCAAGTGCGGCATGTCCAACGGCGACCAGCGCGAGATAAACGGCCGCCCGGACGTGCTGAAGGCGACCTGCGAGGATAGCCTCCGGCGCCTGCGCACTGACGTCATCGACCTCTACTACCTGCATCGCTGGGACAAGCGTGTCCCCATCGAGGAGAGCGTTGGCGCCCTGGCCGACCTGGTGAAGGAGGGGAAGGTGCGCGCCATCGGCCTTTCCGAGGTCTCGGCGCCGGCCCTGCGCCGCGCCCACGCGGTCCATCCGATCACCGCCTTGCAGACCGAATACTCGCCCTGGACCCGCAATCCCGAGATCGCCGTGCTCGAGGCCTGCCGCGAGCTTGGCGTCACCTTCGTGGCGTTCAGCCCGGTGGCCCGCGGCTTCCTGGCCGGGGGCGTCACCGACCCGGCGGCCTTGCCGGATGGCGATCTGCGCAAGACCATGCCCCGTTTCCAGGGCGAGGCCTTCGTCGCCAACCTGAAGCTGCTGGAAGGCTTCAAGGCGCTGGCCCGCGAGGCCGGCTGCACGCCGGCCCAGCTCTGCCTGGCCTGGCTGCTGCGAAAGGGGGTGGACATCGTGCCGATCCCGGGCACCGCCAACCCCGACCACATGGTCGAGAACGCCCGCGCCGCCGATGTCCGGCTGTCGGACGCCGTCATCGCCAAGGTCGAGGAACTGGTGAACCCGCAGACGGTGTCGGGCCCGCGCTACGCGCCAGCCGCCCAGGCCACCGTCGACACCGAGGGCTAG
- a CDS encoding arylamine N-acetyltransferase family protein, with product MQVQAYLDRVGFVGSPRADLESLRALHRAHLRAVPYENFDVLLGRPMTLTPEAAFDKIVGARRGGWCYEMNGLFAAVLREIGFTVTEMAGAVTRGERGELSHGNHLVLRVDLDRPYLADVGFGDGTQEPLPLKLGPHRCAGYNFRLEKLPDGWLRFHNHTFGGAPYFDFRDEPADRAQLARTCQWLATSPESVFTQTALAFRHGPDGVASLLGRTLRKVRPGGRESHLIGSQDEFVQVLEEVFDLHVPEAAGLWPTICAKHEELFGMDAPA from the coding sequence GTGCAGGTTCAGGCCTATCTCGACCGGGTCGGCTTCGTCGGATCGCCCAGGGCGGACCTGGAGAGCCTGCGGGCCCTGCACAGGGCGCACCTGCGCGCCGTGCCTTACGAGAATTTCGACGTGCTGCTGGGGCGGCCGATGACGCTGACCCCCGAGGCGGCGTTCGATAAGATCGTCGGCGCCCGCCGTGGGGGCTGGTGCTACGAGATGAACGGATTGTTCGCCGCCGTGCTGCGGGAGATCGGCTTTACGGTGACGGAGATGGCCGGGGCGGTCACCCGGGGCGAACGGGGCGAGCTTTCGCACGGCAACCACCTGGTGCTGCGGGTAGACCTGGACCGGCCCTACCTCGCCGACGTCGGGTTCGGCGACGGGACGCAGGAGCCTTTGCCGCTGAAGCTCGGCCCACATCGCTGCGCCGGCTACAACTTCCGGCTGGAGAAGCTGCCCGACGGCTGGCTGCGTTTCCACAACCACACCTTCGGCGGCGCGCCCTATTTCGACTTCCGCGACGAGCCGGCCGACCGGGCGCAGTTGGCGAGGACCTGCCAGTGGCTGGCGACCTCGCCGGAGTCGGTGTTCACCCAGACCGCGCTGGCGTTCCGGCATGGCCCGGACGGCGTCGCCAGCCTGCTCGGCCGCACGCTGCGCAAGGTGCGGCCGGGCGGCCGGGAGAGCCATCTGATCGGCTCGCAGGACGAGTTCGTCCAGGTGCTGGAAGAGGTGTTCGACCTGCACGTGCCGGAAGCCGCCGGCCTCTGGCCGACGATCTGCGCCAAGCACGAGGAGCTGTTCGGGATGGACGCTCCGGCCTAG
- a CDS encoding LLM class flavin-dependent oxidoreductase — MLGTKLRFGAFIAPFHPIEENPTLAIQRDLELVQWMDQLGYEEAWIGEHHSAAYELIASPEIFIAAAAERTKHIRLGTGVSSLPYHHPMMLADRINQLDHMTRGRVMFGVGPGALSSDAFMMGIPVAKQRDRMDEALDVLVRLMRGEEVSYECEWFSLVNARLQMAPYSRPSVEMAVANQVSPTGARAAGKHGLGLLSLGATTSAGFNSLAANWGIAEGLAAENGQTMDRSRWRLVGQMHIAETKDKAIEQIRFGLEKWIYYFREIANLPMVPDDFKGDPVEAYLALGQAVVGTPDEAIARIEQLREESGGFGCFLLMAHNWARWEDTKRSYEMIARYVIPHFQQLNVNRQASMDWVRSNKTEFTAQTRAAVGARIVSHMMEKGAENIRPEIVAMIQGAERSNETPKE, encoded by the coding sequence ATGCTGGGAACAAAGTTGCGCTTCGGGGCCTTCATCGCGCCATTCCATCCGATCGAGGAGAACCCCACCCTCGCCATCCAGCGCGACCTGGAACTCGTCCAGTGGATGGACCAGCTCGGCTATGAGGAGGCCTGGATCGGGGAGCATCACTCGGCCGCCTACGAACTGATCGCCAGCCCGGAGATCTTCATCGCCGCAGCGGCCGAGCGGACCAAGCACATCCGCCTGGGGACCGGAGTCTCGTCCCTGCCCTATCACCATCCGATGATGCTGGCCGACCGGATCAACCAGCTCGACCACATGACCCGCGGCCGGGTGATGTTCGGGGTCGGGCCCGGCGCGTTGTCGTCCGACGCCTTCATGATGGGCATCCCCGTCGCCAAGCAGCGCGACCGGATGGACGAGGCCCTGGACGTGCTGGTGCGCCTGATGCGCGGCGAGGAGGTCAGCTACGAGTGCGAGTGGTTCAGCCTGGTGAACGCCCGGCTGCAGATGGCTCCCTATTCCCGGCCCTCTGTGGAGATGGCGGTGGCCAACCAGGTCTCGCCGACCGGGGCGCGAGCGGCAGGCAAGCACGGCCTTGGACTGCTGTCGCTGGGAGCCACCACCTCGGCTGGGTTCAACTCCCTGGCCGCCAACTGGGGCATCGCCGAGGGGCTGGCGGCGGAGAACGGCCAGACCATGGACCGCAGCCGCTGGCGGCTGGTGGGCCAGATGCACATCGCCGAGACCAAGGACAAGGCGATCGAGCAGATCCGTTTCGGGCTGGAGAAGTGGATCTATTACTTCCGCGAGATCGCCAACCTTCCGATGGTGCCCGACGACTTCAAGGGCGATCCGGTCGAGGCCTATCTGGCCCTGGGCCAGGCGGTGGTCGGCACGCCCGACGAGGCCATCGCGCGCATCGAACAACTGCGGGAGGAGAGCGGCGGCTTCGGCTGCTTCCTGCTGATGGCGCACAACTGGGCGCGATGGGAGGACACCAAGCGGTCCTACGAGATGATCGCGCGCTACGTCATCCCGCACTTCCAGCAGCTCAACGTCAACCGGCAGGCCTCGATGGACTGGGTGCGCTCCAACAAGACCGAGTTCACGGCCCAGACGCGCGCAGCGGTTGGCGCCCGGATCGTCTCCCATATGATGGAGAAGGGCGCGGAGAACATCAGGCCGGAGATCGTGGCCATGATCCAGGGCGCCGAACGGTCGAACGAAACGCCCAAGGAGTAG
- a CDS encoding DNA topoisomerase IB has protein sequence MLDMPCDTDAPPGGLIYVNADDAGIIRVKAATGFGYRDAEGRVVRDAATLERIRALVLPPAWTEVWICASARGHIQATGRDARGRKQYRYHDRWRQARDEAKFDRLIAFGRALPRLRRQVEHDLRRRGLPREKVLAAVVRLMELTLIRVGNDEYAKTNKSFGLTTLRDRHASITGGGAVFEFQGKSGKPHKTGFRDRRLARIVKACQDIPGQRLFQYLDEAGERHAVESADVNAYIRASIGEEFSAKDIRTWAGTLYAARGLVEQPPAKDAAEAKRRVVTTVKAAAALLGNTAAVCRGSYIHPLVLEAYERGTLPLTASGSPRAFELSVLRFLEGAQETVSD, from the coding sequence ATGCTCGACATGCCTTGCGACACCGACGCGCCGCCGGGCGGCCTCATCTATGTGAACGCCGACGATGCGGGGATCATACGGGTGAAGGCGGCGACCGGCTTCGGCTATCGCGACGCCGAAGGGCGCGTGGTCCGCGACGCCGCGACCCTGGAGCGGATCAGGGCCCTGGTCCTGCCGCCGGCCTGGACCGAGGTCTGGATCTGCGCCTCGGCGCGAGGCCACATCCAGGCGACCGGCCGCGACGCCCGCGGGCGCAAGCAGTACCGCTATCACGACCGATGGCGGCAGGCCCGGGACGAGGCCAAGTTCGACCGGCTGATCGCGTTTGGCCGCGCGCTGCCGCGGCTGCGGCGGCAGGTGGAGCATGACCTGCGCCGACGCGGCCTGCCCCGCGAGAAGGTGCTGGCCGCGGTGGTGCGGCTGATGGAGCTCACCCTGATCCGGGTGGGGAACGACGAATACGCCAAGACCAACAAGAGCTTCGGACTGACCACCCTGCGCGACCGGCACGCTTCGATCACCGGCGGCGGCGCGGTGTTCGAGTTCCAGGGCAAGTCGGGCAAGCCGCACAAGACGGGGTTTCGCGACCGGCGGCTGGCGAGGATCGTCAAGGCCTGCCAGGACATTCCGGGCCAGCGGCTGTTCCAGTACCTGGACGAGGCGGGCGAGCGGCACGCGGTGGAGTCCGCCGACGTCAACGCCTACATCCGCGCAAGCATCGGCGAGGAGTTCTCCGCCAAGGACATCCGCACCTGGGCCGGGACGCTCTACGCCGCGCGCGGCCTAGTGGAGCAGCCGCCGGCCAAGGACGCCGCCGAGGCCAAGCGAAGGGTGGTGACGACGGTGAAGGCGGCGGCCGCCCTGCTGGGCAATACGGCCGCCGTGTGCCGCGGCTCCTACATCCACCCGCTGGTGCTCGAGGCCTATGAGCGCGGGACGCTGCCGCTGACGGCGAGCGGCTCGCCGCGGGCCTTCGAACTCTCCGTGCTGAGGTTCCTGGAAGGTGCGCAAGAGACCGTAAGTGACTGA
- the rlmJ gene encoding 23S rRNA (adenine(2030)-N(6))-methyltransferase RlmJ gives MPKVNYRHAFHAGNFADIVKHAALLDLLARLQAAPEPLAVFDTHGGRGLYDLSGDEAQRSGEARAGIERLMTSGDLPPALQPLQAAVSKLNAGGETTLYPGSPLLVAGALRKGDTYLGCELRPQEHSALSETLAGWPAAKTACADGYVEVQKRLPKEGAVLVLIDPPFEKSDDYERCAAAVAAMTRKNPTAVVMVWLPVKDLETFDAFLRETEDAYDGRLLVGEARMRPLTDPMKMNGCALVVANAPAGFEAPLGEICRWVVETLGENGKAEVWTAG, from the coding sequence ATGCCAAAAGTGAACTATCGTCACGCCTTCCACGCCGGGAACTTCGCCGACATCGTCAAGCACGCGGCCCTGCTGGATCTGCTGGCGCGGCTGCAGGCCGCGCCCGAACCGCTGGCGGTGTTCGATACTCATGGCGGCCGGGGGCTCTACGACCTGTCGGGGGACGAGGCCCAGCGCTCGGGCGAGGCGCGGGCCGGCATCGAGCGGTTGATGACGTCGGGCGACCTGCCGCCGGCGCTCCAGCCGCTGCAGGCGGCGGTCAGCAAGCTCAACGCCGGCGGCGAGACCACTCTCTATCCGGGCTCGCCGCTGCTGGTGGCCGGCGCCCTGCGCAAGGGCGACACCTATCTCGGCTGCGAGCTGCGGCCGCAGGAGCATTCGGCCCTCTCCGAAACCCTGGCCGGCTGGCCGGCGGCCAAGACCGCCTGCGCCGACGGTTACGTGGAGGTGCAAAAGCGCCTGCCGAAGGAGGGGGCGGTCCTCGTCCTCATCGACCCGCCCTTCGAGAAGAGCGACGACTACGAGCGCTGCGCCGCCGCGGTCGCCGCCATGACCCGTAAGAACCCGACAGCCGTCGTGATGGTCTGGCTGCCGGTCAAGGATCTGGAGACCTTCGACGCCTTTCTGCGCGAAACCGAGGACGCCTATGACGGACGCCTGCTGGTGGGCGAGGCGCGGATGCGGCCGCTGACCGATCCGATGAAGATGAACGGCTGCGCCCTGGTGGTCGCCAATGCTCCGGCAGGCTTCGAGGCGCCCTTAGGCGAAATCTGCCGCTGGGTGGTCGAGACCCTCGGCGAGAACGGCAAGGCCGAGGTCTGGACGGCCGGCTGA
- a CDS encoding sugar transferase: MAKRLFDFIAALAGLIALSPVLAAIALAVRIDSPGPALHWSSRVGRRNRLFKMPKFRTMRTGAPNVATHLLEDPDAWITPLGRFLRRTSLDELPQLWSVLTGQMSLVGPRPALFNQDDLVALRTAAGVDALRPGVTGWAQINGRDELPVEDKARLDAEYLAIQSLPLDVKIILRTALTAFSGRGVRH, encoded by the coding sequence GTGGCCAAGCGGCTCTTCGATTTCATCGCTGCGCTTGCGGGCCTGATCGCGCTGTCCCCGGTCCTGGCGGCGATCGCGCTGGCCGTGCGCATCGACAGTCCCGGTCCCGCTCTCCACTGGTCCAGCCGGGTCGGGCGGCGCAACCGCCTGTTCAAGATGCCGAAGTTCCGCACCATGCGGACCGGCGCGCCCAACGTGGCCACCCACCTCCTGGAAGACCCCGACGCCTGGATCACACCGCTGGGCCGCTTCCTGCGCCGCACCAGCCTGGACGAACTGCCCCAGCTCTGGAGCGTCCTGACCGGACAGATGAGCCTGGTCGGCCCTCGGCCGGCGCTCTTCAACCAGGATGACCTGGTCGCCCTGCGGACCGCCGCCGGCGTCGACGCTCTGCGTCCCGGCGTCACCGGCTGGGCTCAGATCAATGGCCGCGACGAGCTGCCGGTCGAGGACAAGGCCAGGCTGGACGCCGAGTACCTCGCCATCCAGAGCCTCCCGCTCGACGTGAAGATCATCCTGCGCACCGCCCTGACCGCCTTCTCCGGGCGCGGGGTCCGACACTAA
- a CDS encoding AsmA family protein, with the protein MAEENASKTNRLRGWFKDHRKPLLWTGGIFAALVAGVVMVLAVLDWNMLRGPISRYASERTGREVAIDGDLDVDILSWKPTASVNGLRIGNPAWAGKGRMAEIRRLDVQVELLPLLRGQVILPRLVVDQPNLALVRDRQGRANWSFDRDKPEGEPFRFPPIRYFGVENGRLKFSDARRRLTLDARIQAAERQGRAGRGFVLDGRGSINGAPFTVDVTGGPLLNVRPNRPYPFDANVRAGATRITAKGSIPRPFDLRRFTADFTARGADLSDLYDLTGVALPNTPPYRLGGKLSREDEMWKIAALRGHVGDSDMSGVLSVDTGGERPFLRGDLKSRLLDFDDLAAIFGGAPASGGGETASEGQKAVGRQLAAQRRLLPDATLNVPKIRSMDADVKYSAANVRSPLLPLRGAMVRVKLNNGLLVAEPLRFDLPQGNVAGMARLDARKATPVSAIDVRLSRARLEQVLPVGSGGAPPLTGTLVGRVKLTGAGDSVRQAAGAANGEAMLVVPGGEVREAFAELLGINVTKGLGLLLAKDQSKTDVRCAVAHFQARDGVLRSDHIIFDTKPVLGTGEGTIDLRTERMSLKIAGKPKEARLIRVMAPITVTGPIVQPKIGVEPGRAIAQGGIAAALGALVSPIAAVLPFVDLGLAKDAACGALIAEAGREGAPVARAAR; encoded by the coding sequence TTGGCGGAAGAAAATGCCAGCAAGACCAACCGTTTGCGCGGTTGGTTCAAGGACCACCGGAAGCCCCTCCTTTGGACCGGCGGGATATTTGCCGCCCTGGTGGCGGGCGTCGTCATGGTCCTGGCGGTTCTCGACTGGAACATGCTGCGGGGACCGATCTCGCGCTACGCCTCCGAGCGCACCGGCCGCGAAGTCGCCATCGACGGCGACCTGGACGTCGACATCCTGAGCTGGAAGCCGACTGCGTCGGTCAACGGTCTTCGCATCGGCAACCCCGCCTGGGCGGGAAAGGGCCGCATGGCCGAGATCCGCCGGCTGGACGTGCAGGTCGAGTTGCTGCCGCTGCTGCGCGGCCAGGTGATCCTGCCGCGGCTGGTGGTCGATCAGCCGAACCTGGCCCTGGTCCGCGACCGCCAGGGCCGCGCCAACTGGTCTTTCGACAGGGACAAGCCCGAGGGCGAGCCCTTCCGGTTTCCCCCGATCCGCTATTTCGGTGTCGAGAACGGCCGCCTGAAGTTCTCCGACGCCCGTCGCCGCCTGACCCTCGACGCCCGCATCCAGGCCGCCGAACGGCAGGGCAGGGCGGGGCGCGGCTTCGTGCTCGACGGGCGCGGCTCGATCAACGGCGCGCCCTTCACGGTCGACGTCACCGGCGGGCCGCTGCTGAACGTGCGCCCCAATCGTCCCTATCCGTTCGACGCTAATGTGCGGGCCGGAGCCACGCGGATCACCGCCAAGGGCTCGATCCCCAGGCCCTTCGACCTTCGCCGGTTTACCGCCGACTTCACCGCCCGCGGCGCCGACCTCTCGGACCTCTATGATCTGACAGGCGTCGCCCTGCCGAATACGCCGCCCTATCGCCTGGGCGGCAAGCTCTCGCGCGAGGACGAGATGTGGAAGATCGCCGCCCTGCGCGGCCACGTCGGCGACAGCGACATGTCCGGCGTGCTCTCGGTCGACACCGGGGGCGAGCGGCCGTTCCTGCGCGGCGACCTGAAATCCAGACTCCTCGACTTCGACGACCTTGCCGCGATCTTCGGCGGGGCGCCCGCCAGCGGCGGCGGGGAAACCGCGTCGGAGGGGCAGAAGGCGGTCGGCCGCCAGCTCGCCGCCCAGCGCCGGCTGCTGCCCGACGCGACTCTGAACGTGCCGAAGATCCGCTCCATGGACGCCGACGTGAAGTACAGCGCCGCCAACGTCCGCTCGCCCCTGCTGCCCCTGCGCGGCGCCATGGTGCGGGTGAAGCTGAACAACGGTCTGCTCGTCGCCGAACCGCTGCGGTTTGACCTGCCGCAAGGCAATGTGGCCGGGATGGCCCGCCTCGACGCCCGCAAGGCCACGCCCGTCAGCGCCATCGACGTGCGCTTGTCGCGGGCCCGGCTCGAGCAGGTCCTGCCCGTCGGCTCGGGCGGCGCGCCGCCTCTGACCGGAACCCTGGTCGGCCGCGTGAAGCTGACCGGCGCCGGCGACTCTGTGCGGCAGGCCGCCGGCGCGGCCAATGGCGAGGCCATGCTGGTCGTCCCGGGCGGCGAGGTGCGCGAGGCCTTCGCCGAGTTGTTGGGCATCAACGTCACCAAGGGCCTGGGCCTGCTGCTGGCCAAGGACCAGTCCAAGACCGACGTCCGCTGCGCCGTCGCCCACTTCCAGGCGCGCGACGGCGTCCTGCGTTCGGACCACATCATCTTCGACACCAAGCCGGTGCTGGGGACCGGCGAGGGGACCATCGACCTGCGTACCGAGCGGATGAGCCTCAAGATCGCCGGCAAGCCCAAGGAAGCCCGCCTGATCCGGGTCATGGCGCCGATCACCGTCACCGGCCCGATCGTGCAGCCGAAGATCGGGGTCGAGCCCGGCCGGGCCATCGCCCAGGGGGGCATCGCCGCGGCGCTCGGCGCCCTGGTCAGCCCCATCGCCGCGGTCCTGCCTTTCGTGGACCTGGGCCTCGCCAAGGACGCGGCCTGCGGGGCGCTCATCGCCGAGGCGGGCCGCGAAGGCGCCCCGGTCGCGCGGGCTGCGCGATAA
- a CDS encoding c-type cytochrome → MSERHAKTSSIAIAMVLALTATGALAASAAETAIATRQAGYKKIGGAFKAINDELRKDAPDTKLIAANATTLNSQAAQLGHWFPKGSGPEAGVKTKAKPEIWTDQAKFRAAAGKFQTEAARLQTISAAGDLGAIRTQVRALGGTCKGCHDPYRAE, encoded by the coding sequence ATGTCCGAACGCCACGCCAAGACCAGCTCCATCGCAATCGCCATGGTGCTGGCCCTGACCGCCACGGGAGCCCTGGCTGCTTCCGCCGCCGAAACCGCGATCGCCACTCGCCAGGCCGGCTACAAGAAGATCGGCGGCGCCTTCAAGGCCATCAATGACGAGCTGCGCAAGGATGCGCCGGACACCAAGCTGATCGCCGCCAACGCCACGACGCTCAACAGCCAGGCCGCCCAGCTCGGCCACTGGTTCCCCAAGGGCTCGGGCCCGGAAGCCGGCGTGAAGACCAAGGCCAAGCCGGAGATCTGGACCGACCAGGCCAAGTTCCGCGCCGCCGCCGGCAAGTTCCAGACTGAGGCCGCTCGGCTGCAGACCATCTCGGCCGCCGGCGACCTCGGCGCCATCAGGACCCAGGTCCGCGCGCTTGGCGGGACCTGCAAGGGCTGCCACGATCCCTATCGCGCCGAGTAG
- a CDS encoding cytochrome b/b6 domain-containing protein produces the protein MASDITQSMARPLWDLPTRLVHWALVVLVLVSWFTGGENMQLHRWSGYAIIGLLVFRLWWGVAGGSTARFAHFLRGPGETLAYLRTMGRRAPSQGAGHNPVGAWSVLAMIVMLLVQVGLGLFASDIDGLESGPLSYLIDFDASRQAAELHELTFRIVQALVALHIAAIAFYWFWKRQNLIGAMITGKRPFQGEALRPAKLWSYLVGLVLAVLVAWFISKGLKF, from the coding sequence ATGGCTTCCGACATTACGCAGTCCATGGCGCGGCCGCTCTGGGACCTTCCCACGCGCCTCGTCCACTGGGCGCTGGTGGTCCTGGTGCTGGTCTCCTGGTTCACCGGCGGCGAGAACATGCAGCTCCACCGCTGGTCCGGCTACGCCATCATCGGGCTGCTGGTCTTCCGCCTGTGGTGGGGCGTGGCGGGTGGCTCCACCGCCCGGTTCGCGCACTTCCTGAGAGGGCCCGGCGAGACCCTGGCCTATCTGCGCACCATGGGCCGGCGCGCGCCCAGCCAAGGGGCGGGGCACAATCCCGTCGGCGCCTGGAGCGTGCTGGCGATGATCGTGATGCTGCTGGTCCAGGTCGGCCTTGGCCTGTTCGCCAGCGACATCGACGGCCTGGAGTCGGGGCCGCTGTCCTACCTGATCGACTTCGACGCCAGCCGTCAGGCCGCTGAGCTGCACGAGCTGACCTTCCGCATCGTGCAGGCGCTCGTCGCCCTGCACATCGCGGCCATCGCCTTCTACTGGTTCTGGAAGCGCCAGAACCTCATCGGCGCGATGATCACCGGCAAGCGCCCCTTCCAGGGCGAGGCCCTGCGGCCCGCAAAGCTCTGGAGCTACCTGGTCGGCCTGGTCCTCGCGGTCCTGGTCGCCTGGTTCATCTCCAAGGGCCTGAAGTTCTAG
- a CDS encoding amidase has translation MDQFSEYDGVGLAELVARGEVTPLELTEAAIERIERHNPALNAIVYKAYDEAREVAKGPLPEGPFRGVPFLIKDLGVPVAGWPRSYGSRFAASVVDAQDCGLTRRYREAGVVLVGKTNTPEYGITGTTEGAYLGACRNPWNPAHISGGSSGGAAAAVASGMVPMAHASDGLGSIRIPAACCGLVGLKVTRDRTPNGPDDTHYAMGFSVDHVVTRTVRDSAVMLDATGKPRPDAPFAAPPKERPFVEEIERSPGRLKIAWSAETPSGRPIDPEILAALQATARLLKGLGHEVVEKGLGIDYRALYAARAPVSGANFAAEMGRLIEELGREPEEHELEPLTWASLRGGRKVTGEQAFRGWQDLRVLNRRTLAFFEDWDVYLCPVLGTPVPQVGYMDPVALEPREMNRRQSEVFPFTPPFNFSGQPSMSLPLATSKSGLPIGMMFTARFADEATLLRLAAQLEKEAPWKDRRPALWG, from the coding sequence ATGGACCAGTTCTCCGAATACGACGGCGTCGGCCTGGCCGAGCTGGTGGCTAGGGGCGAGGTCACGCCGCTGGAACTGACCGAGGCCGCGATCGAGCGGATCGAGCGTCACAACCCGGCCCTGAACGCCATCGTCTACAAGGCCTATGACGAGGCCCGCGAGGTCGCCAAGGGACCGCTGCCCGAGGGGCCGTTCAGGGGCGTTCCCTTCCTGATCAAGGACCTGGGCGTGCCGGTGGCCGGCTGGCCGCGCAGCTATGGCAGCCGCTTCGCCGCCAGCGTCGTCGATGCGCAGGACTGCGGCCTGACCCGGCGCTATCGCGAGGCGGGCGTCGTGCTGGTAGGCAAGACCAACACCCCCGAATACGGCATCACCGGCACCACCGAGGGCGCATACCTGGGCGCCTGCCGCAATCCGTGGAACCCGGCGCACATCTCGGGCGGCTCGTCCGGCGGAGCGGCCGCGGCGGTGGCCAGCGGGATGGTCCCGATGGCGCACGCCAGCGATGGCCTGGGCTCGATCCGCATTCCGGCCGCCTGCTGCGGGCTGGTGGGGCTGAAGGTCACCCGCGACCGCACGCCCAACGGACCGGACGACACCCACTACGCCATGGGCTTTTCGGTGGACCACGTGGTGACCCGGACCGTGCGCGACAGCGCCGTGATGCTGGACGCCACCGGCAAACCGCGACCGGACGCGCCGTTCGCCGCCCCGCCGAAGGAGCGGCCCTTTGTCGAGGAGATCGAACGCAGCCCCGGGCGACTGAAGATCGCCTGGTCGGCGGAGACGCCGTCCGGCCGGCCGATCGACCCGGAGATCCTGGCGGCGCTGCAGGCGACGGCGCGGCTGCTGAAGGGCCTGGGCCACGAGGTGGTCGAGAAGGGGCTGGGCATCGACTACCGGGCGCTCTATGCGGCCCGGGCTCCGGTGTCGGGCGCCAATTTCGCCGCCGAGATGGGCCGGCTGATCGAGGAGCTGGGACGCGAGCCGGAAGAGCACGAGCTGGAGCCGCTGACCTGGGCCTCGCTGCGCGGCGGGCGCAAGGTGACCGGCGAGCAGGCGTTCCGCGGCTGGCAGGACCTGCGGGTGCTGAACCGCAGGACCCTGGCCTTCTTCGAGGACTGGGACGTCTATCTCTGCCCGGTGCTGGGAACCCCGGTCCCGCAGGTCGGCTACATGGACCCGGTGGCCCTGGAGCCGCGGGAGATGAACCGCCGCCAGAGCGAGGTCTTTCCGTTCACCCCGCCGTTCAACTTCTCAGGCCAGCCGTCGATGTCTCTGCCGCTGGCGACGTCGAAGAGCGGCCTGCCGATCGGCATGATGTTCACCGCGCGCTTCGCCGACGAGGCGACCCTGCTGCGGCTGGCAGCGCAGCTCGAGAAGGAAGCGCCGTGGAAGGATCGCCGACCGGCGCTCTGGGGCTAG
- a CDS encoding exopolysaccharide biosynthesis protein — protein MSDHPHAASVSELLDLMAARQVAKVSVADLLETFGDRAFGALMFVFAAPLVLPMPPGVSALLGAPLIFVTAQWTMGRRTLWLPKAVLGSTMSMSDFRALVSKLRPHLARLERRLRPRLTFMYNPVGDRLVGALCFVLSLIVFLPIPFGNMLPSFAIAAFAIGGAERDGVAALIGWVTAALSILVLAVLSKAILAAILAFFATLAGMF, from the coding sequence ATGTCCGATCACCCCCATGCCGCCAGCGTCTCCGAACTGCTCGACCTGATGGCGGCGCGGCAGGTGGCGAAGGTGTCGGTGGCCGATCTGCTGGAGACCTTCGGCGACCGGGCGTTCGGAGCGCTGATGTTCGTCTTCGCAGCGCCGCTGGTGCTGCCGATGCCGCCGGGGGTTTCGGCCCTGCTCGGCGCGCCGCTGATCTTCGTCACCGCCCAGTGGACCATGGGACGCAGGACCCTGTGGCTGCCCAAGGCGGTGCTCGGCTCGACCATGAGCATGAGCGACTTCCGCGCCCTGGTGAGCAAGCTGCGGCCGCACCTGGCCCGGCTGGAGCGGCGGCTGCGGCCGCGGCTGACCTTCATGTACAACCCGGTCGGCGACCGGCTGGTCGGCGCCCTGTGCTTCGTGCTGTCGCTGATCGTCTTCCTGCCCATCCCGTTCGGGAACATGCTGCCGTCCTTCGCCATCGCGGCCTTCGCCATCGGCGGGGCCGAGCGGGACGGCGTGGCGGCGCTGATCGGCTGGGTCACGGCGGCGCTGTCGATCCTGGTGCTGGCGGTGCTGTCGAAGGCGATCCTGGCGGCGATCCTCGCCTTCTTCGCGACCCTGGCGGGGATGTTCTGA